In Aegilops tauschii subsp. strangulata cultivar AL8/78 chromosome 3, Aet v6.0, whole genome shotgun sequence, one genomic interval encodes:
- the LOC109780961 gene encoding uncharacterized protein, translating to MSQPGTDATNQALAAAKERQDAEAAKAKLPLATAVDGSGTSAGSFSLTSLHAQAVGLHTIKGHVPVELALDTSVHRQWRTFFRAACRKYALLDHLDFDAPDAPNPEWSLLDATVVSWLYGSVSLSILDAVMTPGDDPLAVDLWNSINGLFNDHKINRQLHLTAELGDVKMGEMSMADYLQKVKSLSDGLADLGAPVDDAEMVVHCLNGLSEQCESAADLISLMPGMTLARCRSLLALQDMKRKNRRARNSDTALFTNTGNPGKAPGKGKKKKKKKKAAAGVTKEIIPAPATPQAATPSWPSPQHPWNGAIQMWPYGQGGLLGRAPPSYAPAPSYAPRHTPSPHAFYAQNPYGLAPYGYGYASGQPSYGLTGTAPSSPALTSASWDQAALMHQFQTMGLQAPSREWVMDTGASSHFASDPGSSIQDRDSQMQ from the exons ATGTCGCAGCCCGGCACCGACGCGACGAACCAGGCGCTGGCCGCCGCCAAGGAGCGCCAGGACGCCGAGGCCGCCAAGGCCAAGCTGCCTCTCGCGACCGCCGTCGATGGATCAGGGACGAGCGCGGGGTCTTTCTCCTTGACCTCGCTGCACGCCCAGGCCGTCGGCCTCCACACCATCAAAGGCCATGTTCCTGTCGAGCTCGCGCTCGACACCAGCGTTCACCGGCAGTGGCGCACCTTCTTCCGCGCCGCCTGTCGCAAGTACGCCCTCCTGGATCACCTCGACTTCGATGCTCCCGATGCGCCGAACCCGGAGTGGTCTCTCCTCGACGCCACCGTCGTCTCTTGGCTCTATGGGTCTGTCTCGCTCAGTATCCTCGACGCCGTCATGACGCCCGGCGACGATCCCCTCGCTGTCGATCTCTGGAACAGCATCAATGGTCTCTTCAACGACCACAAGATCAATCGTCAACTCCACCTCACGGCCGAGCTCGGCGATGTCAAGATGGGAGAGATGAGTATGGCCGACTATCTTCAGAAGGTCAAGTCCCTCTCCGATGGGCTTGCGGACCTTGGTGCCCCCGTTGATGATGCCGAGATGGTGGTCCACTGCCTCAACGGCCTCTCCGAGCAATGCGAGTCCGCCGCCGATCTGATCTCCCTCATGCCCGGTATGACCCTCGCGCGGTGCCGCTCGTTGCTTGCGCTCCAAGACATGAAACGCAAAAACCGCCGCGCCCGCAACTCGGACACGGCCCTCTTCACCAACACCGGCAACCCTGGCAAGGCTCCTggaaaaggaaagaagaagaagaagaagaagaaggccgcCGCTGGAGTCACCAAGGAGATCATCCCGGCGCCCGCGACCCCGCAGGCTGCCACTCCTTCCTGGCCCTCACCGCAGCATCCCTGGAACGGCGCCATCCAGATGTGGCCCTATGGCCAAGGGGGGCTGCTCGGTCGCGCGCCGCCCAGCTATGCCCCTGCTCCCAGCTACGCGCCCCGGCACACCCCGTCGCCGCATGCGTTCTACGCCCAAAACCCGTACGGCCTTGCTCCCTACGGCTACGGCTACGCCTCTGGACAGCCCTCCTACGGTCTCACCGGCACggctccatcatcaccggcattaACTTCGGCTTCATGGGACCAGGCCGCGCTCATGCATCAGTTCCAAACCATGGGGCTGCAAGCACCCTCCAGGGAGTGGGTGATGGACACCGGCGCCTCCTCCCACTTCGCGTCCGATCCCG GATCTTCTATCCAGGACCGAGATTCTCAGATGCAATAG